The genomic region ATCGACAAGGACGAGATCCTGGTTGACATAGGATATAAGTCTGAAGGCGTGATCCCGGCCAACGAGCTGTCGATACGGAAATCGGTCAGCACCGAAGATGAAGTAAGCGTCGGCGACAGGATCGACGCGCTCGTCATGCAGAAAGAAGACGCCGAAGGGCGCCTCATCCTCTCCAAGAAGCGAGCCCGCTTCGAGCAGGCCTGGAAGAAGATCGAGGAAGTCGAGCAGCAGGCTGCCACTATCGACGGCACCGTCATCGAGGTCGTCAAGGGAGGCCTGATCCTGGATCTCGGCGTTCGCGGTTTCCTGCCGGCATCGCTGGTGGATATCCGCCGCATCCAGAATCTGGACGAGTATATGGGCCGGGTCCTCACCTGCAGGGTCATCGAACTCAATCGCAGCCGCAACAACGTAGTCCTATCCCGCCGCGCCGTCCTCGAGGAGGAGCGCAAGGAAGTCCGGGAGCAGATCCTCGGCAAGCTCCAGTCGGGAGACGTGGTGGAGGGCATCATCTCCAACATCGTCGACTTCGGAGCCTTCGTGGACCTGGAAGGCATCGACGGCCTCATCCATATATCCGAACTCTCGTGGGGCCATGTGAATCATCCGTCTGAAGTCCTGACTGTCGGCCAGAAGGTCAACGTCAAGGTACTCGATATAGACCGTGACCGCCAGCGGGTGTCGCTCGGCCTCAAGCAGACCCAGGAAGATCCCTGGGCCAGTCTGGTCGACGCGCATCAGGTCGGCGACATCATGACCGGCACCGTCACCAAGCTGGTGAGTTTCGGCGCTTTCGTGCAGATCAGCGAAGGCATCGAGGGTCTGGTCCATATCTCCGAGCTGGCCAGCCATCATGTCGAGAAACCCGAGGAAGTCGTAGCTGTCGGTGACGAGATCGAGGTCAAGGTCATCGAGATCGACGCCCAGCGCCGCCGCCTCTCTCTCAGCATCAAGCGCCTCCATGAAGAGGACGAGCCCGAGGCTGAAGCAGGCGAAGAGCCAGCGGCCGGTGTTGAGGCAGAGGCTGAAGCTGCTCCCGCCGAGGCAGCTGTCGTGGAAGAGGAAACCTTCCCCGAGGCTGACAACCTGGGCCTCAGCGATGAGATATTCCCCGACAGGCCCGGCAGCGAGCCGGCCGTCGAGACTGAGATCAGCGAGAGCACCGGTCTGGCTGACGCGGAGGAAGAGGACTCAACCGAGGCGACCAGCCTGGTAGATGCCGAGCCTGACATTGTCGCTGAGCCGGAACTGCAAGATACTGTAGAGGAAGCTGACGCGGCGGTTGAAGAATCAGCCGAAGCAGAAGTAGCAACAGAAGAACCCGAAGCAGCCGAAGAAGCAGCGGAGCCTGAAGCGGCTGCCGAGCCCGAAGAGCCCGAGGCCTCTGCCGGGGCAGAAGAGCCCGTAGCGGAGGAAGAAACCGAAGGCGAGGACGCGGAGAAGGCGTAAGCTATTCCCTGAATGCAGCGATCACGCGCCCCGCCTCCGGCGGGGCGCTTTTTGTTTCACAGAATAATCCCGTAGAGTATCTCAAGCGGTTTCCATTAGAATGATGGTTGAAATCAATGCCCCGGATGCTTCAGCATGAGTGGCGTAATCAGAAGGTATCCCGATGTCCGCAGAAACCAGAAAATCAGGACCGGTCCGCATCGCCCTCACGGGCGGCATCGGCTCCGGAAAGAGCACGGCCCTGCTGATGTTCGCGGCCCGTGGCGCCGCCGTACGCGATTCGGATGAGATCGTCCACGGGCTTATCGACCGTGGTGATGTGAGAGCCCGTATCGCTGAAAAGCTTGGCATAAGTCAATTGCCTCCCGGAGAGGAAGGCCGCGGACGCATCGCCGAGGTTGTTTTTGTCGACGACGCTCAGCTCATGCGACTCGAGGAGATAATCTTCCCCCTGGTCGCTGGCGAGATCGAGCGCTGGCTTGCAACCGAAGAAGTAGCGTCAGTGCCGATGGCCGTTGTCGAGCTGCCGATGCTCTTCGAGGCCGGCATGGCGGACATGTTCGATCAGGTGGTGCTTGTAACGGCTCCCGCTGAGCTCCGCAAGACGCGCCACGAAGGCCGTGTCGGTCTAGCCGACTTTGAGCGCCGCGCCGCGCGTCAGTTACCCGAGGATGAGAAGCGTGCCCGCAGTGCCTTCATCTATGACAATACCGGCTCACCTGAGGAGCTGGACGAGTTCATCTCCAGTACCGTCGCCAAAATCCTAGGAGACAGAGGGGAATAAGATTTGTTCAAGCGTCTTGCCCTGTTCATCCTGGCCCTGGTGATCCTTGCCGCCGCGGCTGCGGCTGCGATCAATCAGACCAGGCCGGACTGGTACTCCCGCTGGCTCTATCCCATGAAGCACGCAGACCTGATCACGAGGTCCGCAGGCCAGAACCAGCTCGACCCCGCGCTGGTCGCGGCCGTCATCTACGAGGAGAGCAGCTTCGAGGATACGATCAGCTCCGAAGCCGGCGCGATCGGGCTGATGCAGCTGATGCCTTCGACCGCAACCTGGATCGCGGGGAAGACCGGAGGAGTCGATTTTCGCGTCGCCGACCTCAAGGATCCGTCGGTCAACATCGCTTACGGCTGCTGGTATCTGCGATATCTGATCGACCGCTACGGCAGTTCCGAACTGGCTCTGGCAGCCTACAACGGCGGCACCGAGAATCTCGACCAGTGGCTGGCCGAAGCCCGGACTCAAGGCAGGCAGTTCAGCTCCGCGACCGATATCCCCTGGCCTGAGACCCGGGAATTCGTCACCAGCGTCGAGAAGACCCGCGATATCTACGCCAGCGCCTATGCCGCCGAACTGAACACCCAATAAACCAGCGGGACACCCAATAAACCAGCGGGACACATTACTTAATTGCCAGTTAAGGGTACACATTACTATCAGCCATGAATCACATATCAGCCATTAAGCCTGATGGCTTTGCATTGAGCAGCGAATGAAACCATCATGTCCATTTATAAGATAAATTCCACCTATCAACCCACCGGCGACCAGCCGAAGGCCATCAACGCCCTGGCACGCGGCGTCGACGCCGGCGACCCCTATCAGACCCTGCTTGGCGTCACCGGCTCCGGCAAGACCTTCACCATGGCCCAGGTCATCGCCCGGGCTCAGAAACCGGCGCTGGTCATGGCCCATAACAAGACCCTGGCCGCCCAGCTCTGCAACGAGTTCATGGAGTTCCTGCCCGAGAACTCGGTCGAGTACTTCGTCAGCTACTACGACTACTACCAGCCAGAAGCATATCTGCCCTCATCCGACACCTACATCGAAAAGGACAGCTCCATCAACCAGGAGATCGACCGCCTGCGCCATTCAGCAACAGCGGCCCTTCTCTCGCGCCGTGATGTCGTCATCGTCGCCAGCGTCTCCTGCATCTACGGACTGGGTTCCCCGGAGGAATACCTGGCGAAGATGGTCCTGCTCAAGGTCGGAGATGAGCCAGGCCTCGAAGCCGTCACCCGCCGTCTCGTGGATATCCAGTATAGCCGCGCCGACTACGACTTCAGCCGCGGCCAGTTCCGCCTTCGCGGAGACGCCCTTGAAGTTCACCCCGCATACGAGGACACAGTCCTGCGGATAAATTTTTTCGGGGATGAAGTCGAGCGGATCACCCGGGTCGACGCCATGACCGGAGAGCTGCTGGACGAGATGAAACACATCGCCATCTACCCGGCTACTCACTTCGTGACTTCTCCGGAAGCCATCGAAAAAGCTCTCATAGAGATCCAGAACGAGCTCAACCAGCGCGTGGCCGAGCTGAATAAAGACGGCAAGGAGCTGGAAGCCCACCGCCTGACCATGCGTACGCGCTACGATATGGAGATGCTGCGCGAGACCGGCTTCTGTTCCGGCATCGAGAACTACTCGCGCATCCTCGATGGCCGCGCCCCGGGTGAGCCGCCCAACACCCTGCTGGATTTCTTCCCCGACGATTTCCTCTGCTTCATCGACGAGTCTCACAACACCGTGCCTCAGATCGGCGGCATGTACAAGGGCGACCGCTCTCGCAAACTGACTCTGGTGGATTATGGCTTCCGCCTGCCGTCAGCCCTGGATAACCGGCCGCTTCAGTTTGAGGAATTCCTGCAGCGCGTTCCCCAGATAGTCTTCGTCAGCGCCACGCCGGGCAAGTGGGAGCTGGGCCACAGCACCCGCGTAGTCGAGCAGGTCATCCGGCCGACCGGCCTGACCGATCCCGAAGTCGAGGTCCGCCGCACCGAGCATCAGGTGGACGACCTGATGAACGAGGTCCGTGGCCGCGTCGAAGCCAAGGAGCGGGTCCTGGTGACTACGCTCACCAAGAAGATGGCGGAAGACCTCACTGACTATCTGCTGGAAGCGGGCTTCAAGGTTCGCTACCTGCACTCGGACATCGATACGCTCCAGCGCATCGAGATCGTCCGCGACCTGCGCCTGGGGGAGTTCGACGTCCTGGTCGGCGTCAACCTGCTGCGTGAGGGCCTCGACCTGCCGGAAGTCACGCTGGTTGCCATCCTCGACGCAGACAAGGAAGGATTCCTCCGCGGCGAGACCGCGCTCATCCAGACGATAGGCCGCGCGGCCCGTAACATCAACGGAAGAGTGATCATGTACGCCGACAAGATGACCAAGGCCATGGAGAAGGCCATCGGCGAGACCAACCGCCGCCGCGCCCTGCAGGTCGCCTACAACGAGGAACACAGCATCACACCCCAGACCATCATCAAAGGTGTGTCCGACATGAGCGCCATGCTGGGAGAATCGGCGGTTCCCTACAAGGCGACACGCGTGCGCGAAGCGGCGAAGAAGATGGACCAGAAGGAACTGGACGAAGCCATCGCCACGCTGGAAGAGGAGATGTTCGCGGCTGCTGAAGAGCTGCGGTTTGAGTATGCGGCGAAGTTGCGTGACCAGATCAAGGATCTGGTTCGCCAGCGGGCAAGAAAGTAACTGGTGGCGGCCGGGATGGGATTTTCCCGCTTCCACTGAGGTCTTCGACATACGCTCCAGCGGGAAAATCCCATCCCGGCCGGAGTCGAGCCTTATTTATTACGTAGAAGTGATTCGAACCCGGTTTGGTCCACCACCTTTTGTTACCATTCAGAAATGGATTTGTTAAGCCATTTATTTGTGCCCGAAATATTGCCACCAAACGGGATTCGAGCTTTTGTACTCAATCATTCCTTCCATCGTACTTAAAGGAACTAGATGACGTATCGATAAGGGTACATCGATCAACAGTATTGATTACGATCGGAAGTCCCATAAATAACACAAAACAAAAGCAAGCCAATCATGAATCTGGGCGACCTACGGCCAGATTTACCCTATTTTTTCTAGCGACTTTCGTTATTTATGCAAGCTGGCATATTTTGATTGGCAGAAAACTTGGAGGTTATCTTCCCTCAATACCTGGACGGATTCCAAAAAATGATCCGGTCCGAAGTTTATACGATGCTTTTCAGGGATCCTTCATGTTGGGATTCTTGGCTGTCTTTCTGGTAGCGATGTTCGTAAACGGTGTCGTACTGTTGATAAAAATTAATTTCCCAAGAATTCCGATCAAACGTTGGTGGATAATATTGATAAGTGGGTTGACGGGTTTTTTTGCAGATATTTTTGTAATTTTTTATCTCGAAATGGACCACGGTCCCTGGAGCAATGTTTTTTGGCCGGACATAATGAGTGAGTGGCGGGCTGTCTCGATCACAACAGGAATAGTGGCTTTGGCGGGGGCCTTTTCAGCCGGAGTGATTAGTTACGCGTTTTTTAAATCGGGGGAAAATGCAATGGTTTGGCAAAGAAGTTTTATTTTTAGTACGGCGTGGTGGGCGGCTATCATTGCCATTGCTTGGTTATTTATCAGCTCACGTGATATCAGTGAGTTCTTACATGGAAACGATGCTCCATGGTGGACAGCTCTATCTACCATTTTAATATTCTTCTTTATGCAGTCGATTCCATATTGGCTGATCTTAAGAAGATTTTATGCAAGTCAGAGAACAGCAAATATTTTATTGGCATCCTGCATGCCATTTCTTGCGGTTTTTGGGTTTGGAACATGGTTGATAACAGGAATAAG from Actinomycetota bacterium harbors:
- the coaE gene encoding dephospho-CoA kinase (Dephospho-CoA kinase (CoaE) performs the final step in coenzyme A biosynthesis.); translated protein: MSAETRKSGPVRIALTGGIGSGKSTALLMFAARGAAVRDSDEIVHGLIDRGDVRARIAEKLGISQLPPGEEGRGRIAEVVFVDDAQLMRLEEIIFPLVAGEIERWLATEEVASVPMAVVELPMLFEAGMADMFDQVVLVTAPAELRKTRHEGRVGLADFERRAARQLPEDEKRARSAFIYDNTGSPEELDEFISSTVAKILGDRGE
- the uvrB gene encoding excinuclease ABC subunit UvrB; this translates as MMSIYKINSTYQPTGDQPKAINALARGVDAGDPYQTLLGVTGSGKTFTMAQVIARAQKPALVMAHNKTLAAQLCNEFMEFLPENSVEYFVSYYDYYQPEAYLPSSDTYIEKDSSINQEIDRLRHSATAALLSRRDVVIVASVSCIYGLGSPEEYLAKMVLLKVGDEPGLEAVTRRLVDIQYSRADYDFSRGQFRLRGDALEVHPAYEDTVLRINFFGDEVERITRVDAMTGELLDEMKHIAIYPATHFVTSPEAIEKALIEIQNELNQRVAELNKDGKELEAHRLTMRTRYDMEMLRETGFCSGIENYSRILDGRAPGEPPNTLLDFFPDDFLCFIDESHNTVPQIGGMYKGDRSRKLTLVDYGFRLPSALDNRPLQFEEFLQRVPQIVFVSATPGKWELGHSTRVVEQVIRPTGLTDPEVEVRRTEHQVDDLMNEVRGRVEAKERVLVTTLTKKMAEDLTDYLLEAGFKVRYLHSDIDTLQRIEIVRDLRLGEFDVLVGVNLLREGLDLPEVTLVAILDADKEGFLRGETALIQTIGRAARNINGRVIMYADKMTKAMEKAIGETNRRRALQVAYNEEHSITPQTIIKGVSDMSAMLGESAVPYKATRVREAAKKMDQKELDEAIATLEEEMFAAAEELRFEYAAKLRDQIKDLVRQRARK
- a CDS encoding lytic transglycosylase domain-containing protein — its product is MKHADLITRSAGQNQLDPALVAAVIYEESSFEDTISSEAGAIGLMQLMPSTATWIAGKTGGVDFRVADLKDPSVNIAYGCWYLRYLIDRYGSSELALAAYNGGTENLDQWLAEARTQGRQFSSATDIPWPETREFVTSVEKTRDIYASAYAAELNTQ
- the rpsA gene encoding 30S ribosomal protein S1; translated protein: MQKINEDEEIELVEGSGGLLKIVDGKEEPNYDATITEFQEGDIVSGEVVRIDKDEILVDIGYKSEGVIPANELSIRKSVSTEDEVSVGDRIDALVMQKEDAEGRLILSKKRARFEQAWKKIEEVEQQAATIDGTVIEVVKGGLILDLGVRGFLPASLVDIRRIQNLDEYMGRVLTCRVIELNRSRNNVVLSRRAVLEEERKEVREQILGKLQSGDVVEGIISNIVDFGAFVDLEGIDGLIHISELSWGHVNHPSEVLTVGQKVNVKVLDIDRDRQRVSLGLKQTQEDPWASLVDAHQVGDIMTGTVTKLVSFGAFVQISEGIEGLVHISELASHHVEKPEEVVAVGDEIEVKVIEIDAQRRRLSLSIKRLHEEDEPEAEAGEEPAAGVEAEAEAAPAEAAVVEEETFPEADNLGLSDEIFPDRPGSEPAVETEISESTGLADAEEEDSTEATSLVDAEPDIVAEPELQDTVEEADAAVEESAEAEVATEEPEAAEEAAEPEAAAEPEEPEASAGAEEPVAEEETEGEDAEKA